In the genome of Cynocephalus volans isolate mCynVol1 chromosome 15, mCynVol1.pri, whole genome shotgun sequence, one region contains:
- the LOC134363537 gene encoding thymosin beta-10-like, with protein MADKPDMGEIASFDKVKLKKTETQEKNTLPTKETTEQEKRSEIS; from the coding sequence ATGGCAGACAAGCCAGACATGGGGGAAATCGCCAGCTTCGATAAGGTCAAGCTGAAGAAAACGGAGACACAGGAGAAGAACACCCTGCCGACCAAAGAGACCACTGAGCAGGAGAAGCGGAGTGAAATTTCCTAA